Proteins co-encoded in one Prunus persica cultivar Lovell chromosome G6, Prunus_persica_NCBIv2, whole genome shotgun sequence genomic window:
- the LOC18774736 gene encoding uncharacterized protein LOC18774736 — MKNFNNFIDDTNLRDPNLLNASFTWSNFRENAVCRKLDRFLFSEAWEDSFPHVKHTALARVTFDHCPIRLDTSNLKWGPGPFRFENMWIDYPYFKKKFKLWWGEDQINGWEGYKFSRRLRTIKQKIKDWNKEVFGDLVSAKKEAEARIAALDLMEGQGGLDNILRKEREDLYFKVSDLVHKEEVKWRQRGKIQWARDGDSNTKFFHRIASGRRKRNFIQKLEVAGDGVVVSEGEIELEIINFFKNLYSSNAEAGWCLEGLNWNAISVEEAEWLERPFEEEEVKRAVFDCGIDKSPGPDGFSMLLFQSCWDIVKEDLMKVMVDFFNCGIINAITNETFICLIPKKKESIKVSDFRPISLVTSLYKMVSKVLASRLREVLGSTISSYQSAFVQGRQILDAALIANEVVEESRRLNKSGMVFKIDLEKAYDHVEWRFVDEVLIRKGFGDRWRSWIRGSLETANFSVMINGRPRGKFRASRGLRQGDPLSPFLFTLVMDVLSRIMEKAQDADMFHGLSPGLGMVEVSHLQFADDTIFFIEDKDEYWNNLLQILELFCFVSGMEINKSKCSLVGINLDDGLLNELAGAWGCEVGAWPMSYLGLPLGGNPRAIKFWDPVVEKVENRLQKWKRACLSKEGRLTMIQAVLCSIPIYYMSLFRIPIGVANRIEKLMRDFLWEGLDGKRNHAVSWEVVGKAKFYGGLGVGSLRARSAALRAKWLWRFPNEPHALWHKVIRSIYGMDTNGWDAKPATRGSCRSLWRDISSGYNLFLQGCVFEVGCGVRVRFWEDDWSGVVLEVFPRLFNLSRKQNHNISSFTGLDGFPLSWDFSFRRNLNELEITEAARLLDLLEGVRVITSRLDKRRWKLDPFGLFTCHSFCSHIQNRDEREIFSPYTQIWKAKTPPKVKIFVWQAVLGKLNTGDTLQRRCPYLCISPHWCALCNKAGQSVDHLLIHCPFSLKLWETLLKEVNTVWVIPEGCFELFSIRFDALGRGKKAKILWGSLMQAVVWNLWMERSRRIFEDYKGVGVAELWDRVKFWAALWASTSPAFKDVPYPIIMRNLLAVVS; from the coding sequence ATGAAGAACTTCAATAACTTTATTGATGACACAAACTTGCGAGACCCAAACCTCTTGAATGCCTCCTTTACATGGTCTAATTTTAGGGAAAACGCAGTGTGCAGAAAACTTGACAGATTCCTCTTTTCTGAAGCTTGGGAAGATTCCTTCCCTCATGTTAAACATACGGCGTTGGCAAGAGTTACTTTTGATCACTGTCCAATTCGGCTGGACACCTCTAATTTGAAATGGGGTCCCGGCCCTTTCCGTTTTGAAAATATGTGGATAGACTACCCGTATTTTAAGAAGAAATTCAAACTGTGGTGGGGGGAAGATCAGATTAACGGATGGGAGGGTTACAAGTTCTCTAGAAGGCTGAGAACtataaaacagaaaataaaggaCTGGAATAAAGAAGTATTTGGGGATTTGGTCTCTGCAAAGAAAGAGGCAGAGGCTAGAATTGCTGCTCTTGATTTGATGGAAGGGCAGGGAGGGTTAGATAATATTCtgagaaaagaaagggaagattTATACTTTAAGGTGAGTGATTTAGTCCACAAAGAAGAGGTGAAGTGGAGACAAAGGGGGAAAATCCAGTGGGCAAGAGATGGGGACAGCAACACCAAGTTTTTCCATCGCATAGCAAGTGGCAGAAGGAAAAGGAATTTTATTCAAAAGCTGGAAGTAGCGGGCGATGGTGTGGTTGTTAGTGAAGGGGAAATAGAACTGGAGATAATTAACTTCTTCAAAAATCTATATAGCAGCAACGCAGAGGCAGGGTGGTGCTTGGAAGGTCTGAATTGGAATGCAATTAGTGTGGAGGAGGCTGAATGGCTGGAGAGACCCTTTGAAGAGGAGGAGGTTAAAAGGGCGGTTTTCGACTGTGGGATTGATAAATCGCCAGGTCCAGATGGGTTTTCCATGCTTCTTTTTCAATCTTGCTGGGATATTGTGAAAGAGGATCTTATGAAAGTTATGGTGGACTTCTTCAATTGTGGTATAATCAATGCAATCACGAATGAGACGTTTATTTGCCTCATTCCCAAAAAGAAGGAATCCATTAAAGTTAGTGATTTCCGGCCTATCAGCTTGGTGACAAGTTTGTACAAAATGGTGTCGAAAGTGTTGGCCTCTAGATTGCGGGAAGTCTTGGGCAGCACTATATCTAGTTATCAGAGTGCTTTTGTGCAGGGTAGGCAAATTTTGGATGCGGCCTTGATTGCCAATGAGGTGGTGGAGGAAAGTCGAAGGCTTAACAAGTCTGGAATGGTGTTCAAAATTGACTTAGAGAAAGCCTACGATCACGTGGAATGGAGATTTGTTGATGAGGTTTTGATTAGAAAAGGATTTGGGGATAGGTGGAGAAGCTGGATTCGTGGTTCCCTCGAGACGGCTAATTTTTCTGTGATGATTAATGGAAGACCAAGGGGTAAATTTCGTGCCTCTAGGGGTCTGAGACAAGGAGACCCACTCTCCCCGTTCCTGTTCACTTTGGTGATGGATGTGTTAAGCAGAATTATGGAGAAAGCTCAAGATGCTGATATGTTCCATGGACTTTCCCCAGGGCTTGGGATGGTGGAGGTGTCCCACCTTCAGTTCGCCGACGATACCATTTTTTTCATAGAGGATAAAGATGAGTATTGGAATAATCTACTTCAAATTCTGGAACTGTTCTGTTTTGTGTCGGGTATGGAAATTAACAAATCAAAATGTTCTCTAGTTGGCATTAATCTGGATGATGGGCTGCTGAATGAGCTGGCTGGGGCTTGGGGATGCGAAGTGGGGGCTTGGCCTATGTCGTATTTGGGTCTTCCCTTAGGTGGGAACCCCAGGGCGATAAAGTTTTGGGATCCTGTTGTGGAAAAGGTGGAGAATAGATTACAAAAATGGAAGCGAGCTTGCCTATCCAAAGAGGGAAGACTCACAATGATTCAGGCTGTATTGTGTAGTATTCCGATCTACTACATGTCCCTTTTCAGGATTCCCATTGGAGTAGCCAATAGAATCGAGAAGCTTATGAGGGATTTCTTGTGGGAAGGTTTGGATGGGAAAAGAAACCACGCTGTGAGTTGGGAGGTTGTGGGCAAGGCAAAATTCTATGGAGGGTTAGGGGTGGGTTCGTTGAGGGCTAGGAGTGCGGCTTTGCGGGCAAAATGGCTTTGGCGGTTTCCTAACGAACCTCATGCTCTTTGGCATAAAGTGATCAGAAGTATTTATGGAATGGATACAAATGGGTGGGATGCTAAACCTGCGACTCGGGGATCTTGTCGCAGCCTTTGGAGGGACATTTCTAGCGGctataatttgtttcttcaagGCTGTGTTTTCGAGGTAGGTTGTGGAGTTAGGGTTAGATTTTGGGAGGATGATTGGAGCGGGGTGGTGTTAGAGGTGTTTCCTAGACTCTTCAATTTGTCCAGAAAGCAAAATCACAATATTTCCTCCTTTACGGGCTTAGATGGGTTCCCTCTCAGTTGGGATTTCAGTTTCAGGAGGAATCTCAATGAATTGGAGATAACGGAGGCGGCTAGATTGCTGGATTTATTGGAGGGTGTGAGGGTGATCACTTCTAGATTGGATAAGAGAAGATGGAAGCTTGACCCCTTTGGTCTCTTCACCTGTCATTCTTTCTGTTCTCATATTCAGAATCGTGATGAGAGGGAGATATTCTCCCCGTACACTCAAATTTGGAAGGCCAAGACTCCTCCGAAAGTTAAGATCTTTGTGTGGCAAGCGGTGTTGGGAAAACTAAATACAGGTGATACATTACAGAGACGTTGTCCCTATTTGTGCATTAGCCCTCACTGGTGTGCTCTATGTAATAAGGCAGGGCAGAGCGTGGACCATCTACTGATTCATTGCCCTTTCTCTCTAAAGTTGTGGGAGACACTATTGAAGGAAGTTAACACGGTGTGGGTAATACCAGAAGGCTGCTTTGAACTTTTTTCCATCAGATTTGATGCTTTGGGAAGGGGAAAGAAAGCCAAAATTCTCTGGGGGAGTCTGATGCAGGCAGTGGTTTGGAACCTATGGATGGAACGTAGCAGGAGAATTTTTGAGGATTATAAGGGAGTGGGAGTGGCAGAGTTATGGGATAGagtgaagttttgggctgcccTTTGGGCATCAACTTCCCCTGCCTTTAAGGATGTACCCTATCCTATAATTATGCGCAATCTGCTGGCTGTAGTATCTTAA
- the LOC18774651 gene encoding reticulon-like protein B2, with the protein MLDPVDVDIADSDFLNNQLDNGDSSDSDIDNYCMSFTCKNRLFGRQKPLHVVLGAGVSADIVLWRNKQISAYIFMGATLTWLLFERTGYNLVVFVCHASLLSLTALFLWSNLGSFIYVSPPEIPETILPQHLFMRTAISLTATYNQALRSFRHVVFGTDIRDFLSVAVVLWVLSVVGRLCSFMSFLYIVFVILMIVPALYDNLEDSVDSFAERALIAINKQYAVLDEKVIQKLKKSVISSNNRKQQ; encoded by the exons ATGCTGGATCCCGTGGATGTGGATATTGCTGATTCTGATTTTCTCAACAACCAACTTGATAATGGAGACTCTTCTGACTCTGACATCGATAATTACTGCATGTCTTTTACTTGTAAGAATCGCTTATTCGGCCGCCAGAAGCCTCTTCATGTTGTCCTCGGCGCCGGTGTAT CTGCTGACATTGTACTTTGGAGAAACAAGCAGATCTCGGCCTACATTTTTATGGGTGCTACACTTACATGGCTTCTCTTTGAGAGGACAGGTTATAACTTGGTTGTGTTTGTTTGCCATGCTTCATTGCTTTCATTGACAGCCCTGTTCTTGTGGTCCAATTTGGGTTCCTTCATCTATGT GTCTCCACCAGAAATTCCAGAGACTATCTTACCACAACATCTGTTTATGAGGACCGCTATTTCCTTGACAGCTACATATAATCAGGCATTAAGGTCGTTTCGGCATGTAGTTTTTGGGACAGACATAAGAGATTTCCTATCG GTGGCGGTGGTTTTGTGGGTTCTCTCTGTTGTCGGACGTCTATGCAGTTTCATGAGTTTCCTTTACATAG TGTTTGTGATACTGATGATTGTGCCAGCGCTGTATGACAACCTGGAGGATAGCGTTGACTCCTTTGCAGAGAGAGCACTAATTGCAATAAACAAGCAGTACGCAGTGTTGGATGAAAAAGTTatccaaaaactcaaaaagagTGTAATTTCTTCCAACAATAGGAAGCAACAATAA